One window from the genome of Schistocerca piceifrons isolate TAMUIC-IGC-003096 chromosome 8, iqSchPice1.1, whole genome shotgun sequence encodes:
- the LOC124711271 gene encoding nucleolar protein of 40 kDa-like isoform X4, with protein MMKSDENVDELLNTIFLGEVRSVHNYGAFVTIPGRRDNGLIHRSQISKSAVDDANDVLQRGERVWCKVIGVTDEKKISLSMKVVDQGTGKDLDPNGVQIHQDELKRKSFDPSSRRKVIELEAVLKTTCTKCGTYGHLAKDCFKSPDGKTYELLPDDDDDDDVPGVLAQLAEEAQKTKHSKKAKKIKKHKKSKSHHKKSKKSKKKRKYASDTSDSEQCSEKSASSSPNNERKIKGHHSEKSRRKRSHSLSPESVSKKKKQ; from the exons GTGCGCTCAGTTCATAACTATGGAGCTTTTGTTACTATACCAGGGCGTCGTGACAATGGGCTAATACATCGTagccaaatttccaaaagtgcAGTAGATGACGCAAATGATGTGTTACAGCGTGGAGAAAGAGTTTGGTGCAAAGTTATCGGTGTAACG GATGAAAAGAAAATTTCCTTGTCAATGAAAGTGGTGGATCAGGGTACTGGAAAGGATTTAGACCCAAATGGAGTTCAGATTCA CCAAGACGAACTCAAAAGAAAGTCCTTCGACCCGTCTTCAAGGAGAAAAGTTATTGAACTTGAAGCAGTGTTAAAGACAACGTGTACAAAATGTGGTACTTACGGACATTTAGCAAAAGATTGCTTCAAG AGTCCAGATGGGAAAACCTATGAGCTTTTgccagatgatgacgatgatgatgatgtgcccGGTGTACTTGCTCAGCTAGCTGAAGAGGCACAGAAAACAAAGCATAGtaagaaagcaaagaaaattaaaaag CACAAGAAAAGCAAAAGTCACCACAAGAAATCGAAAAAGTCTAAAAAGAAACGAAAATATGCAAGTGATACATCTGACAGTGAG cagtgttctGAAAAATCAGCCAGCAGCAGCCCAAATAATGAAAGGAAGATAAAGGGACATCATAGTGAAAAGTCCCGCAGAAAGAGAAGCCATTCATTATCTCCAGAAAGTGTTtccaagaagaagaaacagtaa
- the LOC124711271 gene encoding nucleolar protein of 40 kDa-like isoform X2 yields MSDGTLPVFNRMFLTSSLVSALTAEKVRSVHNYGAFVTIPGRRDNGLIHRSQISKSAVDDANDVLQRGERVWCKVIGVTDEKKISLSMKVVDQGTGKDLDPNGVQIHQDELKRKSFDPSSRRKVIELEAVLKTTCTKCGTYGHLAKDCFKSPDGKTYELLPDDDDDDDVPGVLAQLAEEAQKTKHSKKAKKIKKHKKSKSHHKKSKKSKKKRKYASDTSDSECSEKSASSSPNNERKIKGHHSEKSRRKRSHSLSPESVSKKKKQ; encoded by the exons GTGCGCTCAGTTCATAACTATGGAGCTTTTGTTACTATACCAGGGCGTCGTGACAATGGGCTAATACATCGTagccaaatttccaaaagtgcAGTAGATGACGCAAATGATGTGTTACAGCGTGGAGAAAGAGTTTGGTGCAAAGTTATCGGTGTAACG GATGAAAAGAAAATTTCCTTGTCAATGAAAGTGGTGGATCAGGGTACTGGAAAGGATTTAGACCCAAATGGAGTTCAGATTCA CCAAGACGAACTCAAAAGAAAGTCCTTCGACCCGTCTTCAAGGAGAAAAGTTATTGAACTTGAAGCAGTGTTAAAGACAACGTGTACAAAATGTGGTACTTACGGACATTTAGCAAAAGATTGCTTCAAG AGTCCAGATGGGAAAACCTATGAGCTTTTgccagatgatgacgatgatgatgatgtgcccGGTGTACTTGCTCAGCTAGCTGAAGAGGCACAGAAAACAAAGCATAGtaagaaagcaaagaaaattaaaaag CACAAGAAAAGCAAAAGTCACCACAAGAAATCGAAAAAGTCTAAAAAGAAACGAAAATATGCAAGTGATACATCTGACAGTGAG tgttctGAAAAATCAGCCAGCAGCAGCCCAAATAATGAAAGGAAGATAAAGGGACATCATAGTGAAAAGTCCCGCAGAAAGAGAAGCCATTCATTATCTCCAGAAAGTGTTtccaagaagaagaaacagtaa